A stretch of DNA from bacterium:
GGCGCTGATCTCGTGGGTCCGCGGGGCCGCGGTCTCGACCAGCAGCGTCGCGATCTCGTCCAACGCGGTGTCCCCGCGCTGCTGCCGGACGAGCGCGAGCGCCAGCAGCACGCCGGCGATGAAGTCGTCGCCGGCCGGAGTCAGTCCGGGTCCGAGCCCGGCGAGGGACGACGCCACGACCTTCAGCCGGCGGCGGTCCCGCTGCGCGAGGGACTCGGCGAGGCCGCCGATCAGCGCGTGGCTGCGGGGAAAATGGGCGACGCGCTCGAGCGGCCCCGGCAGGTCTTCGTCCTCGAGGTGGGGCAGCAGGCGGGCGAGACTTTCGGCCGGGGCGCGGCGCGAGACCTCGCGGCACAGCTCCGCGAGACCGCGGTCGAGCGTCTCCGGGTCCGCCGACAGCGCCGCGTACGCCTTGGGATCCCAGATCGCGGCCCCCTCCAACTCGATGGTGATCAACTCGCCGATGCCGAGGCGCGCACCGTTGGACGCGAGACTCGTGCCGAGCGATAGGCCGTTGAATAGCTGTGCGGGGTCGGCCGGAATCACGAGGTTGAGCGGACCGTTGCCGAGCGGCTGATGGACGATCGCGTAGACCTCGTCGTCCTCGTCGGTCGCGTACACGCTGTGCGGATGGACCGCGATGACCTCGCCGATCCATCCTTCTTGGCGGATCGCGCGTGCGACCCGCCAGCTCATCGATAGCGCCTCGATCGTATGGTCCATGGTGATCGGCTGCCGTTCCGTCTCCTTCGCGTCACCGCGCGCCCGCCGCGGTTACCGCGCCGTTCTGCGCGCGCGGCCCCGCCGTGGGTGTTCGGGAGTTCGCCGACGCCCTCGGGCGCCCTTCTTGGCGGCCGCCCGGCGCGTCTCATCCGCCGGTGCCGTAGATGTTAGCACGGCGGCGGCGGCCGCAACAGCCTTGACAATGTTCTGGTAGCCGGTGCAGCGGCACAGGTTGCCGGCGAGACCCTCGCGGATCTCGCGTTCGGTTGGATGCGGATGATCGCGCAGGAACGCGACCGCGGTCATCAGGAAGCCCGGCGTGCAGAATCCGCACTGCAGCCCGTGGTGCTCCCAGAACGCCTGCTGGATCGGATGCAGCCGGTCCCCGTCCGCGAGGCCCTCGACCGTCCGCAGCTCCGCGCCTTCCGCCTGCACCGCGAAGAGCAGGCACGATCGGACCGCGTCGCCGTTCATCAAGATCGTGCACGCCCCGCACACACCGTGCTCGCAGCCG
This window harbors:
- a CDS encoding DUF2877 domain-containing protein codes for the protein MSWRVARAIRQEGWIGEVIAVHPHSVYATDEDDEVYAIVHQPLGNGPLNLVIPADPAQLFNGLSLGTSLASNGARLGIGELITIELEGAAIWDPKAYAALSADPETLDRGLAELCREVSRRAPAESLARLLPHLEDEDLPGPLERVAHFPRSHALIGGLAESLAQRDRRRLKVVASSLAGLGPGLTPAGDDFIAGVLLALALVRQQRGDTALDEIATLLVETAAPRTHEISAAYLRAAFDGQVGERWHPLLAALAAGGGAGIAAAAAPVLATGETSGADMLTGFVVGIGALLGGAAAWRAPVRAGGPVAASNPPAV
- a CDS encoding (2Fe-2S)-binding protein; this translates as MTPRDVTLTVNGRAYRGRVEPRKTLADFIREDCGLTGTHLGCEHGVCGACTILMNGDAVRSCLLFAVQAEGAELRTVEGLADGDRLHPIQQAFWEHHGLQCGFCTPGFLMTAVAFLRDHPHPTEREIREGLAGNLCRCTGYQNIVKAVAAAAAVLTSTAPADETRRAAAKKGARGRRRTPEHPRRGRARRTAR